One Alkaliphilus sp. B6464 genomic window carries:
- a CDS encoding thioredoxin family protein, with protein MIFQQLFESGMSFEVFAPNSQDANIEKLLEVYNGIELDEELISKIQSIDKPIYILAFAELWCPDCIINLPAIKKLNDINPNITFSILPREGNENYMDNYKISGKPKIPTFVVLNDRFEEIGVFIETPKIVKEIVNKGNQVEIIVAKRKYRKGEYIKDTIKEITNIIMKRN; from the coding sequence ATGATATTTCAACAATTATTTGAATCAGGCATGTCTTTCGAAGTATTCGCTCCTAATAGTCAAGATGCGAATATAGAGAAGTTACTAGAAGTATATAATGGAATTGAACTTGACGAAGAATTGATTAGTAAAATTCAGTCAATAGATAAGCCAATATACATACTGGCCTTTGCAGAATTATGGTGTCCCGACTGTATTATCAATTTACCCGCTATAAAAAAGTTAAATGATATTAATCCAAACATCACATTTAGTATTTTGCCTAGAGAAGGTAATGAAAACTACATGGACAATTACAAAATAAGTGGAAAACCTAAAATCCCAACCTTTGTTGTACTAAATGATAGGTTTGAGGAAATAGGAGTATTTATTGAAACTCCAAAGATAGTTAAAGAAATTGTTAACAAGGGAAATCAAGTAGAGATTATTGTGGCAAAACGTAAGTACCGTAAGGGAGAATACATTAAAGATACTATAAAAGAAATTACTAATATAATAATGAAAAGAAATTAG
- the nrdJ gene encoding ribonucleoside-triphosphate reductase, adenosylcobalamin-dependent: protein MIHVIKRDGRPVKFNSAKIINAINKAMAETKIGIDENLSAKITSEIEEKIKSESEPIHVEEIQDIVEMMLMSSDRKDVAKRYIIYRNERAKVRTMQKNSDEKLLTDEFISKYKHQLSPLNQLGNFVYYRTYSRWLPEEGRREYWWETVRRAVEYNCSLVPTRREEAERLFDNVYNLRQFLSGRTFWVGGTSVAQNYPMSNYNCSFLVIDSFEAFRDLFYLLMIGSGVGARVLKDDVKNLPKIRTDYEIIHKDYSPIPSNGREDNTSLQFSYNNTVKITVGDSKEGWIQSLDFFFKLLYSNEYRNIKTIIVDYDHVRPKGAKLKSFGGTASGHSSLKNMFYKIDKVIKNNKKINGSGKVKLRPIDCLDIANIIGENVVVGGVRRTAEMILIDADDQQCIEAKSNLYKQIDGQWIVDEKIIHRQMSNNSIYYTKKPTREKLHWQIQQMRYSGEPGWVNSEAAAKRRPNMNGVNPCGEILLDSQGLCNLTTINVLAFVKDDGTLDLEGIKEAQRLSVRAGYRMTCVELELSHWDQVQQRDKLVGCSMTGWQDMVNATSMTRGEQAKLLNILRKSARDEVDLYAREIGQNPPLLVTTVKPEGTLSQLPTVSSGVHYSHSPYYIRRIRVSSHDPLVKVCEELEYPVYPEVGQDWETCSTKVVEFPVKAPIGKTKYDISAIEQLENYKLFMENYVDHNCSITVHVRNQEWEEVEEWIWNNWDDVVALSFLALEDNFYQLLPYEAIDEEEYNERISKMKPFIPSLISKYEKQEMDLDIGDDGCENGICPVR, encoded by the coding sequence ATGATACACGTGATAAAACGAGATGGCAGACCAGTTAAGTTTAACTCAGCTAAAATTATCAATGCAATTAACAAAGCTATGGCAGAAACAAAGATAGGTATTGATGAAAACTTGAGTGCAAAGATTACATCAGAAATTGAAGAAAAGATTAAAAGTGAGTCCGAGCCTATTCATGTGGAGGAGATACAAGATATTGTAGAAATGATGCTAATGTCTTCAGATAGAAAAGATGTTGCTAAACGATATATTATTTATAGAAATGAAAGAGCTAAGGTTAGAACCATGCAAAAAAACTCTGATGAAAAATTATTAACTGATGAATTTATTAGCAAATATAAACATCAACTTTCGCCGTTAAATCAATTAGGAAACTTTGTATATTACCGTACATATTCTAGATGGCTACCAGAGGAAGGTAGAAGAGAGTACTGGTGGGAAACCGTTAGAAGGGCAGTTGAATATAATTGTAGTTTAGTACCAACTAGAAGAGAAGAGGCAGAGAGGTTATTTGACAATGTTTATAACCTTAGACAATTTTTATCTGGAAGAACATTTTGGGTAGGTGGAACTTCTGTTGCTCAGAACTATCCTATGTCAAATTACAACTGTTCTTTTCTAGTTATTGATAGTTTTGAAGCCTTTAGAGATCTTTTTTACCTGTTAATGATTGGTTCAGGGGTAGGGGCTAGAGTTTTAAAGGATGATGTAAAAAACCTACCTAAAATAAGAACAGATTATGAAATTATACATAAGGATTACAGTCCTATACCATCAAATGGGAGAGAAGATAATACAAGTCTTCAGTTTTCATATAATAATACAGTTAAAATAACAGTAGGAGATAGTAAAGAAGGCTGGATACAATCTTTAGATTTCTTCTTTAAATTGCTATATAGCAATGAATATAGAAATATTAAAACAATTATTGTAGATTATGATCACGTTAGACCGAAAGGAGCAAAATTAAAATCTTTTGGAGGTACTGCTAGCGGACATTCAAGTCTTAAGAATATGTTCTATAAAATAGATAAAGTAATTAAAAATAATAAAAAAATAAATGGTTCTGGTAAAGTAAAGCTTAGACCAATCGATTGTTTAGATATTGCTAATATTATTGGAGAAAATGTTGTTGTAGGTGGAGTTAGACGTACTGCTGAAATGATTTTAATTGATGCTGACGATCAACAATGTATTGAGGCTAAATCTAATCTATACAAGCAGATAGATGGTCAATGGATAGTTGATGAAAAAATTATACATAGACAGATGAGTAATAACTCAATTTATTATACAAAAAAACCAACTCGTGAAAAACTTCATTGGCAAATACAGCAGATGCGTTATTCTGGTGAGCCTGGATGGGTTAATTCAGAAGCTGCAGCAAAGCGTAGACCTAATATGAATGGAGTAAATCCATGTGGAGAGATTCTATTAGATTCTCAAGGATTATGTAACTTAACTACAATTAATGTTTTGGCCTTTGTAAAAGATGATGGCACATTAGATTTAGAAGGTATTAAAGAAGCTCAAAGATTATCTGTAAGAGCAGGTTATAGAATGACCTGCGTAGAGCTAGAACTATCACATTGGGATCAAGTACAACAAAGGGATAAGCTAGTTGGTTGTTCAATGACAGGATGGCAAGACATGGTTAATGCTACATCTATGACAAGGGGAGAACAAGCTAAATTACTTAATATATTAAGAAAATCGGCACGAGATGAAGTGGATTTATATGCTAGGGAAATTGGACAAAATCCACCACTATTGGTGACTACTGTAAAGCCAGAAGGGACATTAAGTCAATTACCTACTGTATCTAGTGGTGTTCATTATTCTCATTCTCCTTATTATATAAGAAGAATAAGAGTTAGTTCTCATGACCCGTTAGTAAAGGTATGTGAGGAGTTAGAATATCCAGTTTATCCTGAGGTAGGGCAAGATTGGGAGACATGTTCTACTAAGGTTGTAGAATTCCCTGTTAAAGCACCAATAGGTAAAACTAAGTATGATATTTCTGCAATAGAGCAGTTAGAAAATTACAAGCTATTTATGGAAAACTATGTGGATCACAATTGTTCTATAACTGTTCATGTAAGAAACCAGGAATGGGAAGAAGTAGAAGAGTGGATATGGAATAACTGGGATGATGTTGTTGCACTTTCATTTTTGGCTTTAGAAGATAATTTTTATCAATTATTACCATACGAAGCAATTGATGAAGAGGAGTATAACGAAAGAATCAGTAAAATGAAGCCTTTTATACCTTCACTAATTAGCAAATACGAAAAACAGGAAATGGACTTAGATATTGGCGATGATGGCTGCGAGAACGGTATTTGTCCAGTAAGATAA
- the fusA gene encoding elongation factor G, giving the protein MKGYQADHIRNIAFLGHGGCGKTTLAEAVLYSAKLTNRMGRVEDGNTISDFDKEEASRSISISTSIIPIEWQNYKINLLDTPGYFDFIGEVQSALKAAGGTVILVDATSGVEVGTEKAWDFIADSKKPTFIFINKMDRENANFDKVLNDLREKFGKKIAPFQIPLGENEHFVGNINVVKMIAREYNGKDCVEKPIPEALLPQAESIRELLLESVAESDEALLEKYFSGEVFTEQEIHDGLRKGVINGDIVPVLCGASMKNIGTHTLLDMLIDYSPSPMDMPSKKGTNPYTDEIVERTLEPNQPFSAQVFKTVVDPYVGKISILKVISGKLTSDTEVLNSNKDEKEKIASLFLLRGKNQIDIKEISAGDIVAVAKLQHTNTGDTLCSVNHPIVFSNIDFVKPQLALSVEPKAKGDEEKISSGLQRLSEEDPSFLFERNAETKQTLIFGQGELHVKIITSKLKNKFGVDVELKDPKVPYRETIKGKSDVQGKHKKQSGGHGQYGDVKIRFEPAANDFEFAEEIFGGSVPKSYIPAVEKGLKDCLETGVLAGYPVVNLKATLYDGSYHDVDSSEMAFKIAASLAFKKGMEAAKPVLLEPIVKVSVIIPEEYMGDVMGDLNKRRGRILGMEPQPKGMQLVVAEAPQSEMFKYATDLRSMTQARGSFTMEFTRYEEVPQIISEKVVDAARAAK; this is encoded by the coding sequence ATGAAAGGGTATCAAGCTGACCACATTAGAAACATTGCTTTTTTAGGACATGGAGGTTGTGGTAAAACAACATTGGCAGAAGCAGTTCTATATTCAGCAAAATTGACTAATCGTATGGGCAGAGTTGAAGATGGAAATACAATTTCTGATTTTGATAAAGAAGAAGCTTCAAGAAGTATATCCATTAGTACATCCATTATCCCTATAGAATGGCAGAATTATAAAATTAACCTTCTAGACACCCCTGGATATTTTGACTTTATTGGAGAAGTGCAAAGTGCATTAAAAGCCGCTGGTGGAACAGTTATTTTAGTAGATGCCACAAGTGGAGTAGAAGTAGGAACAGAAAAAGCTTGGGACTTTATTGCAGATAGTAAAAAACCTACTTTTATATTTATTAATAAGATGGATCGTGAAAATGCCAACTTTGATAAGGTATTAAATGATTTAAGAGAAAAGTTTGGCAAAAAAATTGCTCCATTTCAAATTCCACTTGGAGAAAATGAGCACTTTGTAGGCAATATTAACGTTGTAAAAATGATAGCTAGGGAATATAACGGAAAGGATTGTGTAGAAAAGCCTATTCCAGAAGCACTATTACCTCAGGCTGAATCAATTCGAGAGCTATTATTAGAATCAGTTGCTGAAAGTGATGAAGCTTTATTAGAAAAATACTTTTCAGGCGAAGTCTTCACCGAACAGGAAATACATGACGGACTTAGAAAAGGTGTTATTAACGGTGATATAGTTCCGGTTCTTTGTGGAGCCTCTATGAAAAATATAGGCACTCACACCTTACTAGATATGTTAATAGATTACTCCCCATCACCTATGGATATGCCTTCGAAGAAGGGAACAAATCCTTATACAGACGAAATCGTAGAACGCACTCTAGAACCAAATCAGCCTTTCTCTGCGCAAGTGTTTAAAACAGTTGTCGATCCATATGTAGGTAAAATCTCTATTTTAAAAGTCATTTCAGGAAAACTTACATCAGATACTGAAGTATTAAATTCAAATAAAGATGAAAAAGAAAAAATTGCTTCCTTATTTTTATTAAGAGGAAAAAATCAAATTGATATAAAAGAAATTTCCGCTGGGGATATTGTAGCTGTTGCTAAACTTCAGCATACAAATACTGGGGATACTCTATGTAGTGTTAACCACCCAATTGTGTTTAGTAATATAGATTTTGTTAAACCACAACTTGCTTTAAGTGTTGAACCAAAAGCAAAAGGTGATGAAGAAAAAATAAGTTCTGGACTTCAGCGTCTATCGGAAGAAGACCCTTCTTTCTTATTTGAAAGAAATGCTGAAACTAAACAAACTCTTATATTTGGTCAAGGAGAGTTACACGTTAAAATCATTACAAGTAAACTTAAAAATAAGTTTGGAGTAGATGTTGAACTTAAGGATCCTAAAGTTCCTTATCGTGAAACTATTAAGGGTAAATCAGATGTTCAAGGAAAACATAAAAAACAATCTGGAGGTCATGGACAATACGGAGACGTTAAAATTCGTTTTGAACCTGCTGCTAATGATTTCGAGTTTGCAGAAGAAATATTTGGAGGATCTGTTCCTAAGTCTTATATACCAGCAGTAGAAAAAGGGCTAAAGGACTGCCTAGAAACAGGAGTGCTTGCTGGTTATCCTGTAGTAAACCTTAAGGCTACGCTATATGATGGATCATATCATGACGTAGATTCATCAGAGATGGCATTTAAAATTGCTGCATCATTAGCTTTCAAAAAAGGTATGGAAGCAGCTAAACCTGTATTACTAGAGCCTATTGTAAAAGTGAGTGTCATTATTCCTGAAGAATATATGGGAGATGTAATGGGAGATTTAAACAAACGTAGAGGTAGAATTTTAGGCATGGAGCCACAACCAAAAGGAATGCAATTAGTAGTTGCAGAAGCGCCTCAATCTGAAATGTTTAAATATGCTACAGACCTAAGATCAATGACTCAAGCAAGAGGTAGCTTTACAATGGAATTTACACGATATGAAGAAGTGCCTCAAATAATTAGCGAAAAAGTAGTAGATGCTGCTAGGGCGGCTAAATAG
- a CDS encoding UvrB/UvrC motif-containing protein, with protein sequence MLCEDCKSKDSTVHMTKFINGKKEEINLCDECAKKKEISSFENNFSIHSFLASLLEGNTSPSVNIAYKQNKKCPQCGSTYNDFKETGRLGCNICYETFSDMLTPLIRRIQGNTVHVGKVPKRSGASIRLKNELKSLKVKLQQLVEQEEFEEAAKIRDDIRRLEGEIDRM encoded by the coding sequence ATGCTTTGTGAAGACTGTAAGAGTAAAGATTCAACGGTACATATGACTAAGTTTATAAATGGTAAAAAAGAAGAAATAAACTTATGTGATGAATGTGCAAAGAAAAAGGAAATATCAAGTTTTGAAAATAATTTCTCAATACACAGTTTTTTAGCCAGTCTATTAGAAGGGAATACATCTCCAAGTGTAAATATTGCTTATAAACAAAATAAAAAATGTCCGCAGTGCGGATCTACATATAATGATTTTAAAGAAACTGGACGATTAGGGTGTAATATATGTTATGAGACTTTTAGTGATATGCTCACCCCTTTAATTAGAAGGATACAAGGTAACACTGTTCATGTTGGTAAAGTTCCTAAAAGATCAGGTGCTTCTATTAGGTTGAAGAATGAATTAAAAAGCTTAAAAGTCAAATTACAACAGTTAGTGGAGCAAGAGGAGTTTGAAGAGGCAGCAAAGATAAGGGATGATATTAGACGACTTGAAGGTGAAATTGATAGGATGTAG
- a CDS encoding protein arginine kinase: MPKWLKGIGPESDIVISSRTRMARNIESIPFPHYLNEEKSQNIIDKVYTTISSGNLSLKNDFSLIRMKESDVIDRLNYVEKHLISPALARNTLGGAVLINKEETISIMINEEDHIRIQCLLPGLQLDKCLDIGDKIDDLLEENIKYTFDEQLGYLTSCPTNVGTGIRASVMVHLPALSLIGYINGVFHIASKIGLAVRGIYGEGTQYLGNIYQISNQVTLGASEEELVNNLQNVTLQIIQNERAARENLLKTKSIELEDKVFRSYGTLKQARLLSSNEAMQLISDVKLGVNLELIKEVSTEKLNELIAIIQPGYLQKYFKSELTGIERDIKRAQLVRESL, from the coding sequence ATGCCTAAATGGCTAAAGGGAATTGGACCAGAATCAGATATAGTTATTAGTAGTAGAACTCGCATGGCTCGTAATATAGAGTCAATACCATTTCCACACTATTTAAATGAAGAGAAGTCTCAAAATATTATAGATAAGGTATATACAACTATAAGCAGTGGTAATTTATCCCTTAAAAATGATTTTAGTCTAATTAGGATGAAAGAAAGTGACGTAATAGATAGATTAAACTATGTTGAAAAGCATTTAATTAGCCCTGCATTAGCTAGAAATACTTTAGGTGGTGCAGTACTAATTAACAAAGAAGAAACAATTAGTATTATGATAAATGAAGAGGATCATATTCGTATTCAATGCCTTTTGCCAGGGTTGCAGTTAGATAAGTGTCTAGATATAGGAGATAAAATAGATGACTTATTGGAGGAAAATATTAAATATACCTTCGATGAGCAATTAGGATATTTAACCTCCTGTCCTACTAATGTAGGCACTGGAATTAGAGCTTCTGTTATGGTTCATTTGCCTGCGCTTAGCTTAATCGGATATATTAACGGTGTTTTTCATATTGCCAGTAAAATAGGCCTTGCGGTTAGAGGTATCTATGGCGAAGGTACACAATATCTAGGGAATATTTATCAAATTTCTAATCAAGTGACATTAGGAGCATCTGAAGAGGAACTAGTTAATAATCTTCAGAATGTCACTCTACAGATTATTCAAAATGAAAGGGCAGCTAGGGAGAATTTATTAAAAACAAAAAGTATTGAATTGGAGGATAAGGTATTTAGGTCCTATGGAACTCTTAAACAAGCTAGACTACTGTCATCTAATGAAGCCATGCAATTGATTTCAGATGTAAAGTTAGGAGTTAACTTAGAGTTAATTAAAGAAGTATCTACAGAAAAATTAAATGAGCTTATTGCAATAATACAGCCAGGATATTTACAAAAATATTTTAAGTCAGAATTAACTGGTATTGAAAGAGATATAAAAAGGGCACAATTAGTAAGAGAAAGTTTATGA
- a CDS encoding ATP-dependent Clp protease ATP-binding subunit — protein MAMFGRFTERAQRVITLSQQVAQQLGHSYVGTEHLLLAIIKEEESIAAKALKNLGIEIESIQQIIVNAIGVGNKPVELLGYTPRTKKVFELSVAEARNLNHNYVGTEHLLLGLIKEGDGIASKILIQLGVNLQNVREEVLKLLNNGGTAGTNKKPSVDNNKNTPTLNQFGRDLNELAREGKIDPVIGRSKEIDRVIQVLSRRTKNNPCLIGEPGVGKTAVAEGLAQKIVEGNVPELLKDKRVVTLDLASMVAGAKYRGEFEDRLKKVMEELRTATNVILFIDEMHTIIGAGAAEGAIDAANILKPALARGEIQVIGATTLDEYRKHIEKDAALERRFQPITVDEPTVEDSIKILEGLRDKYEAHHGVKITDEALKAAAELSARYITDRFLPDKAIDLIDEAASKVRIFTVTTPPDLKDLEEKIEQLSKEKEEAISVQDFERAAKIRDEEKRTNEELEERKNTWRNKDKEATVSVEEIANIVSDWTGVPVNKLQQEESQKLLNMEEILHKRVIGQQEAVKSVARAIRRARVGLKDPKRPIGSFIFLGPTGVGKTELSKALAESMFGDEDAMIRIDMSEYMEKHTVSRLIGSPPGYVGFDEGGQLTEKVRRKPYSVILFDEVEKAHPDVFNILLQILDDGRLTDAQGRTVDFKNTVVIMTSNVGAHTIRKQKTLGFTVNEDDFAKNEYEKMKENIMEELRRTFRPEFLNRIDDIIVFHALEREHIGEIVDLMLEDLRKRLQDLNINLEVSNEAKVFIAHKGFDAQFGARPLKRAIQKMVEDQLSEELLKGTIKSGSDILVDLYGDKLVIRPKVSL, from the coding sequence ATGGCCATGTTTGGAAGATTTACTGAAAGAGCTCAAAGAGTTATTACTCTTTCCCAACAAGTGGCTCAACAGTTGGGGCATAGCTATGTAGGCACAGAACACTTATTATTAGCAATTATTAAAGAGGAAGAGAGTATTGCTGCTAAGGCACTAAAAAATCTAGGTATAGAAATTGAAAGCATACAGCAGATAATAGTAAACGCAATAGGTGTGGGGAATAAACCTGTAGAGTTATTGGGCTATACTCCGCGGACTAAAAAGGTTTTTGAACTTAGTGTTGCAGAGGCTAGAAATTTAAATCATAACTATGTAGGTACAGAACATTTGCTTTTAGGATTAATAAAAGAAGGAGATGGAATTGCATCTAAAATTCTAATACAATTAGGAGTAAATTTACAAAATGTTAGAGAAGAAGTACTAAAACTATTAAATAATGGTGGAACTGCTGGAACAAATAAGAAACCTTCAGTAGATAATAATAAAAATACACCTACTTTAAACCAATTTGGTCGAGATCTTAATGAGCTTGCTCGTGAAGGAAAAATTGATCCTGTAATTGGAAGGAGTAAAGAAATAGATAGAGTTATACAAGTGCTAAGCCGTAGAACAAAGAATAATCCTTGTCTAATCGGAGAACCTGGAGTAGGTAAAACTGCTGTAGCCGAGGGACTGGCACAAAAAATAGTAGAAGGTAATGTTCCTGAATTATTAAAAGATAAAAGGGTAGTCACTTTAGACTTAGCATCTATGGTGGCTGGAGCTAAGTATCGTGGAGAGTTTGAAGATCGATTAAAAAAGGTAATGGAGGAGCTACGCACAGCAACTAATGTAATATTATTTATAGATGAAATGCATACTATAATAGGTGCAGGTGCGGCAGAAGGGGCAATAGATGCAGCTAATATATTAAAGCCTGCTCTAGCTAGAGGAGAGATACAAGTAATCGGAGCTACTACATTAGATGAATACAGAAAGCATATAGAAAAGGATGCCGCCCTTGAGAGAAGATTCCAACCTATTACTGTTGATGAGCCAACAGTCGAAGATAGTATTAAAATACTAGAGGGATTAAGAGATAAATATGAGGCCCATCATGGAGTTAAAATTACCGATGAAGCTTTAAAAGCAGCCGCAGAACTTTCTGCAAGATATATTACAGATCGGTTTTTACCTGATAAAGCTATAGACTTAATTGATGAAGCTGCATCTAAGGTTAGAATATTTACAGTTACTACACCACCAGATTTAAAGGACTTAGAGGAAAAAATAGAGCAGCTTTCTAAAGAAAAAGAAGAGGCTATTAGTGTACAGGATTTTGAGAGAGCCGCTAAAATAAGAGACGAAGAAAAGAGAACAAATGAGGAATTAGAAGAAAGAAAAAATACTTGGAGAAATAAAGATAAAGAGGCTACAGTTTCTGTTGAAGAAATAGCTAATATTGTATCTGATTGGACAGGTGTACCTGTAAATAAGCTTCAACAGGAAGAATCTCAAAAACTACTTAATATGGAGGAAATCCTTCATAAAAGGGTAATAGGACAACAAGAAGCAGTAAAGTCCGTTGCAAGGGCGATTAGAAGGGCGCGAGTTGGACTGAAGGATCCTAAAAGGCCAATTGGTTCATTTATATTTTTAGGACCTACAGGAGTAGGAAAAACAGAATTATCAAAAGCACTGGCAGAGTCTATGTTTGGTGATGAAGACGCTATGATTCGTATTGATATGTCTGAATACATGGAAAAACATACAGTTTCAAGGCTTATAGGATCTCCACCAGGATATGTAGGATTTGACGAAGGTGGACAGCTGACAGAAAAGGTTAGAAGAAAACCATACTCTGTAATACTATTTGATGAGGTAGAAAAGGCACATCCGGACGTATTTAATATATTATTGCAAATATTAGATGATGGTCGGCTAACAGATGCTCAAGGCAGAACAGTAGACTTTAAAAATACTGTAGTTATTATGACTTCCAACGTTGGTGCTCATACTATTAGAAAGCAAAAAACTTTAGGCTTTACCGTTAATGAAGATGATTTTGCTAAAAATGAATATGAAAAAATGAAAGAAAATATTATGGAAGAACTTAGGAGAACCTTTAGACCTGAGTTTTTAAATAGGATAGATGACATTATAGTATTCCATGCATTAGAAAGAGAGCATATAGGAGAGATTGTAGACTTAATGCTAGAAGATTTAAGAAAGCGATTA